The following are from one region of the Coccinella septempunctata chromosome 7, icCocSept1.1, whole genome shotgun sequence genome:
- the LOC123317820 gene encoding uncharacterized protein LOC123317820, with protein MPANCLSCGTPVSRSKPAVRCFLCVNEAHLNCLGIPSDVLRTSGRGGGMKWVCDGCCTGDKEVPRNNHNNNIDIKLDKIMSDLTAITSQQAKFMDSLNFYGNKIDDFELKMAIFEDINSKLHKHDAELNTLVDENTDIRRELIILQQQLKSKNLDVIGIPERKNENILTIVEKIASKLGIPNVGNFIEGCYRIHYMPKVNLGTRPIVIDFKNKSYRDEFLRAYRGDKQKIKTSDIGFDGVEETIYVNEKESPYYRKLFKSTRQFCRDNNYKYCWVQDGRLLVRRTDSSRIFRIFEAELNKLPKE; from the coding sequence ATGCCAGCGAATTGTTTGTCATGTGGTACACCGGTGAGCAGAAGTAAGCCGGCTGTTCGATGTTTTTTGTGCGTTAATGAAGCACATCTGAATTGCCTGGGGATTCCTTCGGATGTGTTGAGGACGTCCGGACGCGGGGGAGGCATGAAATGGGTGTGTGACGGTTGCTGCACAGGTGATAAGGAGGTGCCACGTAATAATCATAACAATAACATTGATATCAAACTCGATAAAATTATGTCCGATTTGACTGCTATCACAAGTCAGCAGGCGAAGTTCATGGATTCATTGAACTTTTATGGGAACAAGATAGATGATTTTGAGCTGAAGATGGCAATCTTTGAGGACATCAACTCGAAGCTGCATAAGCACGATGCTGAGCTCAATACTCTTGTGGATGAGAATACGGACATAAGGCGAGAGTTAATTATTTTACAACAACAGCTCAAGTCGAAAAACCTAGATGTCATCGGAATACcggaaagaaaaaatgaaaatatactaaCTATTGTGGAAAAAATCGCCTCAAAGCTTGGTATTCCAAATGTGGGAAATTTTATAGAGGGCTGCTATAGAATTCACTATATGCCAAAAGTTAATTTGGGGACAAGACCTATCGTGATTGACTTCAAGAATAAGTCTTACAGAGATGAGTTTTTGCGAGCATATAGGGGAGATAAACAGAAAATCAAAACGAGCGATATTGGTTTTGATGGGGTTGAAGAAACCATATACGTTAATGAAAAAGAGTCCCCCTATTATAGAAAACTATTCAAGTCAACTCGGCAGTTTTGTAGAGACAATAATTACAAATATTGTTGGGTCCAGGATGGCAGGCTGTTGGTGAGGAGAACTGATTCCTCGAGGATTTTTCGCATTTTTGAAGCTGAGCTGAACAAGTTGCCAAAGGAGTAG